A DNA window from Actinomadura coerulea contains the following coding sequences:
- a CDS encoding NAD-dependent epimerase/dehydratase family protein, which yields MGKHVIVGAGQVGTHLAELLTGRGHDVAVVTRSGSGPAGVERIAADVADRDRLTRVAKGADALYNCVNPQYHRWARDWPPMAASLLGTAEDTGAVLVTLSCLYGYGPVDGPITEDLPLAATGTKGRVRAKMWKDALASHEAGRARVTELRGSDYYGPRSTDQAYIGETRFVRPLLAGKRVLYFSDPSVPHAWTYLPDVAQALAIAGTDERAWGRPWHVPTGPAVSTVEVGERLCEIAGAPAPRISEVPRAVFTAAGLLSPMLRELRETRYQFDKPYILDSSAFESTFGMAPTPLDDALKAVVSASRMAEGAGN from the coding sequence ATGGGCAAGCACGTGATCGTCGGAGCCGGGCAGGTCGGGACGCACCTCGCCGAACTGCTGACCGGGCGGGGTCACGACGTCGCCGTCGTGACCCGGTCCGGGTCGGGCCCGGCCGGGGTCGAGCGGATCGCGGCGGACGTCGCCGACCGGGACCGCCTCACCCGCGTCGCCAAGGGGGCCGACGCGCTCTACAACTGCGTCAACCCGCAGTACCACCGGTGGGCGCGGGACTGGCCGCCGATGGCCGCGTCCCTCCTCGGGACCGCCGAGGACACCGGGGCCGTCCTCGTGACGCTGAGCTGCCTCTACGGGTACGGGCCGGTGGACGGGCCGATCACCGAGGACCTGCCCCTCGCCGCGACCGGCACCAAGGGGCGGGTGCGGGCGAAGATGTGGAAGGACGCCCTGGCCTCGCACGAGGCGGGCCGCGCCAGGGTCACCGAGCTGCGCGGGTCCGACTACTACGGGCCGCGCAGCACCGACCAGGCGTACATCGGCGAGACGCGGTTCGTGAGGCCGCTGCTGGCGGGCAAGCGCGTCCTGTACTTCAGCGACCCGTCCGTCCCGCACGCGTGGACGTACCTGCCGGACGTCGCGCAGGCCCTCGCCATCGCCGGGACGGACGAGCGCGCCTGGGGACGGCCCTGGCACGTCCCCACCGGCCCGGCGGTGTCCACGGTCGAGGTCGGGGAGCGGCTGTGCGAGATCGCCGGGGCGCCGGCGCCGCGCATCAGCGAGGTCCCCCGCGCGGTCTTCACCGCGGCCGGGCTCCTCTCCCCGATGCTCAGGGAGCTGCGGGAGACCCGGTACCAGTTCGACAAGCCCTACATCCTCGACTCTTCGGCCTTCGAGTCGACTTTCGGGATGGCCCCGACGCCGCTGGACGACGCCCTCAAGGCGGTCGTGTCGGCTTCCCGGATGGCGGAGGGGGCGGGTAATTAA
- a CDS encoding Flp family type IVb pilin, with product MSPLNPLNDPAVVYLRALLGTRLARLRDEEERCRGASAIEWAIITAILALIAITIGAVIQKKIQDKANSINTG from the coding sequence ATGAGTCCGCTCAATCCCCTGAACGACCCGGCCGTCGTCTACTTGCGCGCCCTGCTCGGCACCCGCCTGGCGCGGTTGCGAGACGAGGAGGAGCGGTGCCGCGGCGCGTCCGCGATCGAATGGGCGATCATCACCGCGATCCTCGCGCTGATCGCGATCACGATCGGGGCGGTGATCCAGAAGAAGATCCAGGACAAGGCCAACAGCATCAACACGGGCTGA
- a CDS encoding TadE/TadG family type IV pilus assembly protein codes for MRPREPGASADAGASSMEWALLTPVLIMMMLAAVQFAMVFHARHVALAAAQSGARVARTSPVGGGWEGEATAKASGSVREIGPNLLDGLQVRAGEENDERWVEVSGDAVQVVPFMRFHVSQRSQGPIECFRPDAGSGTACQRGAG; via the coding sequence GTGCGGCCCAGGGAACCCGGAGCCTCCGCCGACGCGGGCGCCTCGTCGATGGAGTGGGCGCTGCTCACCCCGGTCCTCATCATGATGATGCTCGCCGCGGTGCAGTTCGCCATGGTCTTCCACGCCCGGCACGTCGCCCTCGCGGCGGCGCAGTCGGGCGCCCGCGTCGCGCGCACCTCCCCGGTCGGCGGCGGCTGGGAGGGCGAGGCGACCGCGAAGGCGTCCGGCAGCGTGCGCGAGATCGGGCCGAACCTGCTCGACGGGCTCCAGGTCAGGGCGGGCGAGGAGAACGACGAGCGCTGGGTCGAGGTCAGCGGCGACGCCGTCCAGGTCGTGCCGTTCATGAGGTTCCACGTGTCGCAGCGCTCGCAGGGCCCGATCGAGTGCTTCCGTCCCGACGCCGGGTCCGGGACGGCGTGCCAGCGGGGGGCCGGCTGA
- a CDS encoding TetR/AcrR family transcriptional regulator, translated as MSAGQTARERVRAELVREITEIARRQLATDGAAGLSLRAVAREMGMVSSAIYRYFPSRDDLLTALIIDGYNAVGEAVERADARARAGAGGAGHHGGRWLAVCRAVRDWALAHPHEYALLYGSPVPGYKAPDDTVAAALRDTLVMARIVSEAHAAGALDPAGPCPPPPPAIADDMARARAMLPMDVPDDVMARAFTAWAALYGTVSFELFGQYNNVIEERTAYFDYTMTLMARLVGLRP; from the coding sequence ATGAGCGCGGGGCAGACGGCGCGCGAGCGGGTCCGGGCGGAGCTGGTCCGGGAGATCACCGAGATCGCGAGGCGGCAGCTCGCCACCGACGGCGCCGCGGGGCTGTCGCTGCGCGCGGTCGCCCGCGAGATGGGCATGGTGTCGTCGGCGATCTACCGGTACTTCCCGAGCCGCGACGACCTGCTGACCGCGCTGATCATCGACGGCTACAACGCGGTCGGCGAGGCCGTCGAGCGCGCCGACGCCAGGGCCAGGGCCGGGGCCGGCGGCGCGGGGCACCACGGCGGACGCTGGCTCGCCGTGTGCCGGGCCGTCCGGGACTGGGCCCTCGCGCACCCGCACGAGTACGCGCTGCTCTACGGGTCGCCGGTGCCCGGCTACAAGGCTCCGGACGACACCGTCGCCGCCGCCCTGCGGGACACCCTCGTCATGGCGCGGATCGTCTCCGAGGCGCACGCGGCCGGCGCGCTCGACCCCGCGGGGCCGTGCCCGCCTCCGCCGCCCGCCATCGCCGACGACATGGCCCGCGCGCGCGCGATGCTCCCCATGGACGTCCCCGACGACGTCATGGCGCGGGCGTTCACCGCATGGGCTGCTTTGTACGGAACCGTCAGCTTCGAATTGTTCGGCCAGTACAACAACGTGATCGAGGAACGAACCGCCTATTTCGACTACACGATGACCCTGATGGCGCGCCTCGTCGGCCTGCGGCCGTGA
- a CDS encoding WXG100 family type VII secretion target: MGDKRGANLGELEELSRIFSKHSRNLDALIKDLNGRTVSSSAAWWGPGADRFRASWAEAKTAFDKMAVALEQGSQDIRRSQQNIEAATR, translated from the coding sequence ATGGGTGACAAGCGCGGCGCCAACCTGGGCGAGCTAGAGGAACTGTCCCGCATCTTCAGCAAGCACTCCCGCAACCTCGACGCCCTCATCAAGGACCTCAACGGCCGCACCGTGAGCAGCAGCGCGGCGTGGTGGGGCCCCGGCGCCGACCGCTTCCGCGCCTCCTGGGCCGAGGCCAAGACCGCCTTCGACAAGATGGCCGTCGCCCTCGAACAGGGCAGCCAGGACATCCGCAGGTCCCAGCAGAACATCGAGGCCGCCACGCGCTGA
- a CDS encoding FtsK/SpoIIIE domain-containing protein has product MRISFTALTGGGPRDVVLNLDAEATVDGVAQTLAATLDGRPAVPAPRFSKDALLSRGARKALWMDGRMLDPQALAVKELRDGAVVAVERRGAAATVLTEPTGLVEVRVVGGPAAGSVHRLGLGVCTIGSGQDVDVVLDDPSVPARSLRLTVERTSVQVEASALTMQGAVVLDGTPLGAKTAWPMGALLTVGASVLALAPCAAPDTHLEPLPEGGLAFNRPPRLNRPRRARTLEVPKRPERNPRERLRLFGALLFSAFGLAMAFGLGQWWWALFALAWPVMTLGEWLGDRMHGRKSYKRSLKEYHHRAGEFDGELERLRREDEAERRALHPDPAEVLLTATGPRRRLWERRRDDPDVLHLRVGLADLPARIELTGDAVPAGDPGGEQAGREGPSSGGAALRVPKARQVPVVLPLTDLGVIGLTGPRHASRALARWMVAQAAALHSPRDLAIVVLSADQNAGHEWNWVRWLPHCAPREGEDCVALVGTDPESAAHRVTELAIRVTERRRAAQAENSFFGQGARPPGAAPYNILIVLDGARALRRIPGMPMLLSRGAEYGIYAICVDDEERMLPEECSAVAAWDTQRHSTMLLQGQGLDAVGPVLADQVSATWTDRVARALAPVRDVSREDAEDSLPGDVRLLDVLGMPEPTAEHVLQSWNRTGGRTTRVPIGVASGGRYEIDLRADGPHGLIAGTTGAGKSELLQTLIASLAVANRPDEMTFVLIDYKGGAAFKDCANLPHTVGMVTDLDGHATERALESLAAELRRREEILLGAGAKDVDDYDDLRPADPALPAMPRLVLVIDEFAAMVTELPDFVAGLVDIGRRGRSLGVHLILATQRPAGVVTADIRANTNLRVALRVTDPDESADVLDSPDAAQISKSTPGRCYVRSGVSSPQAVQSARIGGRRPGAGTRSGGPTVHPLPWQGLGHPLPAPREAGDDAVLATDLGVLVQAVDEAARRAGIARQPSPWLSPLPERVSLAPRTAAGGSVVDVPPVPFGVTDLPAVQSREELTLDLAAGGHLYIAGSAQSGRSTALRTIAGSLAGACSPYDAHLYAIDCGANALLPLVSLPHCGAVVTRDQLDRCERLLTALTAEVARRQQVLAEAGFSSLAEQRAAVAATDRLPWMVLLLDRWEGFLGAFEHYDYGRLVDQVVRLLREGAAAGLRAVFTGDRSGLGGQVSTVFDRRLILRMADPNDYGYGGLQDRQIPAEMPPGRALEPAGPGAPPRESQIALLGDDASGAAQVAALQEIARSCVSRYGRLPRRRGPLHVDELPVRVTYREAMSLDPEFLAPSALWALVGVGGDTLAPVGIDLLHEGPGFAVAGPPRSGRSTTLRTIVQSLLDPAVGGGLVPVVLVTPRRSPLRLLAGRPGVLGVLTSDADAGDLERAIGDEHRFAVVVDDAELLDETELDEALSGVLRTARDGEHAVVIGGTTDDLGRGYRGFLSDTRRSRSGVLLSVDSPDDGDLFGLRLPRNAPLGGPTGRGLFVAAGSTTRIQVALPPPVSAD; this is encoded by the coding sequence ATGCGGATCTCGTTCACGGCGCTGACCGGCGGAGGCCCCCGCGACGTGGTGCTCAACCTCGACGCGGAGGCCACCGTGGACGGCGTCGCCCAGACGCTCGCCGCCACGCTGGACGGCCGCCCCGCCGTCCCCGCGCCTCGCTTCTCCAAGGACGCGCTGCTGTCCAGGGGCGCGCGCAAGGCCCTCTGGATGGACGGCCGGATGCTCGACCCGCAGGCGCTCGCCGTGAAGGAGCTGCGGGACGGCGCCGTCGTCGCGGTCGAGCGGCGCGGCGCGGCCGCGACCGTGCTCACCGAGCCGACCGGGCTGGTCGAGGTGCGCGTCGTCGGCGGCCCGGCCGCCGGGTCCGTGCACCGGCTGGGGCTCGGCGTCTGCACGATCGGGTCCGGGCAGGACGTCGACGTGGTGCTGGACGACCCGTCCGTCCCCGCCCGGTCCCTGCGGCTGACGGTCGAGCGCACCTCCGTCCAGGTCGAGGCGTCCGCCCTGACGATGCAGGGGGCGGTCGTGCTGGACGGGACGCCCCTCGGCGCGAAGACGGCCTGGCCGATGGGCGCGCTGCTGACGGTGGGGGCCAGCGTGCTCGCCCTCGCGCCGTGCGCCGCCCCCGACACCCACCTGGAGCCGCTGCCGGAAGGCGGCCTCGCGTTCAACCGGCCGCCGCGGCTGAACCGGCCGCGGCGGGCGCGGACCCTGGAGGTCCCGAAGCGTCCCGAGCGCAACCCGCGCGAGCGGCTCCGGCTCTTCGGCGCGCTGCTGTTCTCGGCGTTCGGGCTCGCCATGGCGTTCGGGCTCGGCCAGTGGTGGTGGGCGCTGTTCGCGCTGGCCTGGCCCGTGATGACGCTCGGCGAGTGGCTCGGCGACCGGATGCACGGCCGCAAGTCCTACAAGAGGTCGCTGAAGGAGTACCACCACAGGGCGGGCGAGTTCGACGGCGAACTGGAGCGGCTGCGCCGCGAGGACGAGGCCGAGCGCCGCGCGCTGCACCCCGACCCCGCCGAGGTCCTGCTCACCGCCACGGGCCCGCGGCGCCGCCTGTGGGAACGCCGCCGCGACGACCCCGACGTCCTCCACCTGCGGGTGGGCCTCGCCGACCTGCCCGCCCGCATCGAGCTGACCGGGGACGCCGTCCCGGCGGGAGATCCCGGCGGCGAGCAGGCGGGGCGGGAGGGGCCGTCCTCCGGCGGGGCCGCGCTCCGGGTCCCGAAGGCCCGGCAGGTCCCGGTCGTGCTGCCCCTCACCGACCTCGGCGTCATCGGGCTGACCGGACCCCGGCACGCGTCGCGCGCCCTGGCCCGCTGGATGGTCGCGCAGGCCGCCGCGCTGCACAGCCCCCGCGACCTGGCCATCGTCGTGCTGTCCGCCGACCAGAACGCCGGGCACGAGTGGAACTGGGTGCGCTGGCTGCCGCACTGCGCGCCGCGCGAGGGCGAGGACTGCGTGGCCCTCGTCGGCACCGACCCCGAGTCGGCGGCGCACCGCGTCACCGAACTGGCGATCCGGGTGACCGAGCGGCGGCGGGCCGCGCAGGCCGAGAATTCGTTCTTCGGGCAGGGCGCCCGGCCCCCCGGCGCCGCGCCGTACAACATCCTGATCGTCCTGGACGGTGCCCGCGCGCTGCGCCGCATCCCGGGGATGCCGATGCTGCTGTCGCGCGGCGCCGAGTACGGGATCTACGCCATCTGCGTGGACGACGAGGAGCGGATGCTCCCCGAGGAGTGCAGCGCCGTCGCCGCCTGGGACACGCAGCGTCACTCGACGATGCTGCTCCAGGGGCAGGGCCTGGACGCCGTGGGCCCCGTCCTCGCCGACCAGGTCTCCGCGACCTGGACCGACCGGGTGGCGCGCGCGCTCGCCCCCGTCCGGGACGTGTCACGCGAGGACGCCGAGGACTCGCTCCCGGGCGACGTGCGCCTTCTGGACGTCCTCGGCATGCCCGAGCCCACCGCCGAGCACGTCCTCCAGTCGTGGAACAGGACGGGCGGCCGGACGACCCGCGTCCCCATCGGCGTCGCCTCGGGCGGCCGCTACGAGATCGACCTGCGCGCGGACGGCCCCCACGGCCTCATCGCCGGGACCACGGGCGCGGGCAAGTCGGAGCTGCTCCAGACCCTCATCGCCTCGCTCGCCGTGGCGAACCGCCCCGACGAGATGACGTTCGTCCTCATCGACTACAAGGGCGGCGCGGCGTTCAAGGACTGCGCGAACCTCCCCCACACCGTCGGCATGGTCACCGACCTGGACGGCCACGCCACCGAGCGCGCCCTGGAGTCGCTGGCCGCCGAGCTCCGCCGCCGCGAGGAGATCCTGCTCGGCGCGGGCGCCAAGGACGTCGACGACTACGACGACCTGCGCCCCGCCGATCCGGCGCTGCCGGCCATGCCGCGGCTCGTCCTGGTCATCGACGAGTTCGCCGCCATGGTCACCGAGCTGCCCGACTTCGTCGCCGGGCTGGTCGACATCGGCCGCCGGGGCCGCTCCCTCGGCGTCCACCTGATCCTCGCCACGCAGCGCCCCGCCGGGGTCGTCACCGCCGACATCCGCGCCAACACCAACCTGCGCGTCGCCCTGCGCGTCACCGACCCCGACGAGTCCGCAGACGTCCTGGACTCCCCGGACGCGGCGCAGATCTCCAAGTCCACGCCCGGGCGCTGCTACGTCCGCTCCGGGGTGTCGTCGCCGCAGGCCGTCCAGTCGGCGCGGATCGGGGGCCGCCGCCCCGGGGCCGGAACCAGGTCCGGCGGCCCGACCGTCCACCCGCTGCCGTGGCAGGGCCTCGGCCATCCGCTGCCCGCGCCGCGCGAGGCGGGCGACGACGCCGTGCTCGCCACCGACCTCGGCGTGCTCGTCCAGGCGGTCGACGAGGCCGCCCGCCGCGCCGGGATCGCCCGGCAGCCGTCGCCGTGGCTGAGCCCGCTGCCCGAGCGGGTCTCGCTGGCGCCCCGCACCGCCGCGGGCGGCTCGGTCGTGGACGTCCCGCCGGTCCCGTTCGGCGTCACCGACCTGCCCGCCGTCCAGTCCCGCGAGGAGCTGACGCTCGACCTCGCGGCCGGCGGCCACCTCTACATCGCCGGGTCCGCGCAGTCGGGCCGCTCCACGGCGCTGCGCACGATCGCCGGGTCCCTCGCGGGCGCCTGCTCCCCCTACGACGCGCACCTGTACGCCATCGACTGCGGCGCGAACGCTCTGCTCCCGCTGGTCTCCCTGCCGCACTGCGGCGCCGTCGTGACCCGCGACCAGCTCGACCGCTGCGAGCGCCTCCTCACCGCGCTCACCGCCGAGGTCGCCCGCCGCCAGCAGGTGCTCGCCGAGGCGGGGTTCTCCTCGCTCGCCGAGCAGCGCGCCGCCGTCGCCGCCACCGACCGCCTCCCGTGGATGGTCCTGCTCCTGGACCGCTGGGAGGGCTTCCTCGGCGCGTTCGAGCACTACGACTACGGGCGCCTGGTGGACCAGGTCGTCCGGCTGCTGCGCGAGGGCGCCGCGGCCGGCCTGCGCGCGGTGTTCACCGGCGACCGCTCCGGTCTCGGCGGCCAGGTCTCCACCGTCTTCGACCGCCGCCTCATCCTGCGCATGGCCGACCCGAACGACTACGGGTACGGCGGCCTCCAGGACCGGCAGATCCCCGCCGAGATGCCGCCCGGACGCGCCCTGGAGCCCGCCGGGCCCGGCGCACCGCCCCGCGAGTCGCAGATCGCGCTCCTCGGGGACGACGCGTCCGGCGCGGCCCAGGTCGCGGCCCTCCAGGAGATCGCCCGGAGCTGCGTGTCCCGCTACGGCCGGCTGCCGCGCCGCCGGGGCCCCCTGCACGTGGACGAGCTGCCCGTCCGCGTCACCTACCGGGAGGCGATGTCGCTCGACCCGGAGTTCCTGGCCCCGTCGGCGCTGTGGGCGCTGGTCGGCGTCGGCGGCGACACGCTCGCGCCGGTCGGGATCGACCTTCTCCACGAGGGCCCGGGGTTCGCCGTCGCCGGGCCGCCCCGCTCGGGCCGCTCGACGACGCTGCGGACGATCGTCCAGTCGCTGCTCGACCCCGCGGTCGGCGGCGGGCTCGTCCCGGTCGTCCTGGTCACCCCGCGCCGGTCCCCGCTCCGCCTGCTGGCGGGGAGGCCCGGCGTGCTCGGCGTGCTCACCTCCGACGCCGACGCCGGCGACCTGGAACGCGCGATCGGCGACGAGCACCGCTTCGCCGTGGTCGTGGACGACGCCGAACTCCTGGACGAGACCGAGCTGGACGAGGCCCTGAGCGGCGTCCTGCGCACCGCCCGCGACGGGGAGCACGCCGTCGTCATCGGCGGCACCACCGACGACCTGGGCCGCGGCTACCGGGGCTTCCTGTCCGACACGAGGCGCTCCCGGTCGGGCGTCCTGCTGTCGGTGGACTCGCCGGACGACGGCGACCTGTTCGGCCTGCGCCTGCCCCGCAACGCGCCGCTGGGCGGGCCCACGGGGCGCGGCCTGTTCGTGGCCGCGGGCTCCACCACCCGGATCCAGGTGGCGCTTCCCCCTCCGGTCAGCGCCGACTGA
- a CDS encoding CpaF family protein produces the protein MDHALVKRLRQEVGDRLARQRRLDAANGLPSMSGEDERQFARALIGQVLEEFARGEITSGRRPPNAEEEEALAAGVHAALFGVGRLQPLLEDPEIENIDINGCDRVFLGFADGREAMGEPVAESDEELVELIQILAAYSGLSSRPFDTANPQLDLRLPDGSRLSAVMDVTVRPALSIRRARLGKVFLADLVGNGTITQEVGQFFRAAVHARKNIMIAGATNAGKTTLLRAVANEIPPHERLITVERALELGLDAFPELHPNCVAFEQRLPNSEGQGAISMAELVRRSLRMNPSRVIVGEVLGDEIVTMLNAMTQGNDGSLSTIHANSSAEVFNRVATYAIQAEERLPVEATHMLIAGAIDFVVFIEKRNEYASGGRLRRYVASVREVTGVDGRVLSSEIFALGPAGYAVPAAPIACVADLVEHGYDPSAGGAW, from the coding sequence ATGGACCACGCTCTGGTCAAACGTCTCCGCCAGGAGGTCGGCGACCGGCTGGCCCGGCAGCGCCGGCTGGACGCCGCCAACGGGCTGCCGTCGATGTCCGGGGAGGACGAGCGGCAGTTCGCCCGCGCCCTGATCGGCCAGGTGCTGGAGGAGTTCGCGCGCGGCGAGATCACCTCGGGGCGCCGGCCGCCGAACGCCGAAGAGGAGGAGGCCCTCGCCGCCGGCGTGCATGCCGCCCTGTTCGGCGTCGGCCGGCTCCAGCCGCTGCTGGAGGACCCCGAGATCGAGAACATCGACATCAACGGCTGCGACCGCGTGTTCCTCGGTTTCGCCGACGGCCGCGAGGCGATGGGCGAGCCCGTCGCCGAGAGCGACGAGGAGCTGGTCGAGCTGATCCAGATCCTCGCCGCCTACAGCGGGCTGTCCTCGCGCCCGTTCGACACCGCGAACCCGCAGCTGGACCTGCGCCTCCCGGACGGGTCGCGGCTGTCGGCGGTGATGGACGTGACCGTCCGCCCCGCGCTGTCGATCCGCCGCGCCCGCCTCGGCAAGGTGTTCCTCGCCGACCTGGTCGGCAACGGCACGATCACGCAGGAGGTCGGGCAGTTCTTCCGCGCCGCCGTGCACGCCCGCAAGAACATCATGATCGCGGGTGCGACCAACGCGGGGAAGACGACGCTGCTGCGCGCCGTCGCCAACGAGATCCCGCCGCACGAGCGGCTGATCACCGTCGAGCGCGCCCTCGAACTCGGCCTCGACGCGTTCCCCGAGCTGCACCCGAACTGCGTCGCCTTCGAGCAGCGGCTGCCGAACTCCGAGGGCCAGGGCGCGATCTCGATGGCCGAGCTGGTCCGCCGGTCGCTGCGGATGAACCCGTCCCGTGTGATCGTCGGCGAGGTGCTCGGCGACGAGATCGTCACGATGCTGAACGCGATGACGCAGGGCAACGACGGGTCCCTGTCGACGATCCACGCCAACTCCTCGGCGGAGGTCTTCAACCGCGTCGCCACGTACGCGATCCAGGCGGAGGAACGGCTGCCCGTCGAGGCGACCCACATGCTGATCGCGGGCGCGATCGACTTCGTCGTGTTCATCGAGAAGCGCAACGAGTACGCCTCCGGCGGGCGGCTGCGCCGCTACGTGGCCAGCGTCCGGGAGGTCACCGGCGTGGACGGGCGCGTGCTGTCCTCGGAGATCTTCGCGCTCGGACCGGCCGGATACGCCGTCCCCGCCGCCCCGATCGCGTGCGTCGCCGACCTCGTCGAGCACGGCTACGACCCGTCCGCCGGAGGCGCCTGGTGA
- a CDS encoding type II secretion system F family protein, which yields MFAPDVMLAVVTGAAVGGGLLLLVVAMRGLPPRRGPARGRSREDLVRTLTTRTALAVIIGTVVLIVTRWPIAAGGTAALVLAWNGLAGGAAEERKGMARLEALAAWTESLRDTIAGAVGLEQAIPASQRAAAPALQQPLRNLVDRLHTRVPMPEALRRFADDLDDPSADLVIAALILNAKLRGPGLRDMLGALADSARAELDMRRRVEADRRATRRSVRIVVAVSVGTALALAVFNHSYVEPYDDVLGQLVLCIVVALYGAAFLWLRRLSRYEMPGRFLSEPRGAAQPGVPGEVPSTVAGWQGRTAEGGGAP from the coding sequence ATGTTCGCGCCGGACGTGATGCTCGCCGTCGTCACCGGCGCCGCGGTCGGCGGCGGCCTCCTCCTGCTGGTCGTCGCGATGCGCGGGCTGCCGCCGCGCCGCGGGCCCGCCCGCGGCCGCAGCCGGGAGGACCTGGTCCGCACCCTCACCACCCGCACCGCCCTCGCCGTCATCATCGGCACCGTCGTGCTGATCGTGACGCGCTGGCCGATCGCCGCCGGCGGCACCGCCGCGCTCGTCCTCGCCTGGAACGGCCTGGCGGGCGGCGCCGCCGAGGAGCGCAAGGGCATGGCGCGGCTGGAGGCCCTCGCCGCGTGGACGGAGTCGCTCCGCGACACCATCGCCGGCGCCGTCGGGCTGGAGCAGGCCATCCCCGCCTCCCAGCGCGCCGCCGCGCCCGCCCTCCAGCAGCCGCTGCGCAACCTCGTCGACCGGCTGCACACCCGCGTCCCGATGCCGGAGGCGCTGCGCCGCTTCGCCGACGACCTGGACGACCCGTCCGCCGACCTGGTCATCGCCGCCCTCATCCTGAACGCCAAGCTGCGCGGCCCCGGCCTGCGCGACATGCTGGGCGCCCTCGCCGACTCGGCCCGCGCCGAGCTGGACATGCGCCGCCGCGTGGAGGCCGACCGCCGCGCGACCCGGCGCAGCGTCCGGATCGTCGTCGCCGTCTCCGTCGGGACGGCCCTGGCGCTCGCCGTGTTCAACCACTCCTACGTCGAGCCGTACGACGACGTGCTCGGGCAGCTCGTCCTGTGCATCGTCGTCGCCCTGTACGGCGCCGCGTTCCTGTGGCTGCGCCGCCTGTCGCGGTACGAGATGCCCGGACGCTTCCTCAGCGAGCCGCGCGGGGCCGCCCAGCCGGGCGTGCCCGGCGAGGTGCCGAGCACCGTCGCGGGCTGGCAGGGCCGGACGGCCGAGGGCGGTGGCGCCCCGTGA
- a CDS encoding type II secretion system F family protein, whose product MNAAMIAGAVVGFGVYVLFRALFPSRPGLAARMAALDAARRRDLEQQRAGTASPGLERVGGTRAKIGRELAHFCEARGWRLRSVRADLAITERSLEAFLATKFLLPAAALLFIPLIVAYFTLLGLGSSVAVPVWICVLFAGLFFFFPDMQLRQEAQSRRQDFRHVVGAFLDLVSMNLAGGRGVPEALMTASNVGEGWAMHRIRDALSNARITGQTPWQALGGLGEEVDIAELRDLAGALALVSDDGAQVRKSLAARAATMRSRELSELEGKAGERSQSMLIAQLFLCAGFLIFLAYPALMRVLAS is encoded by the coding sequence GTGAACGCCGCGATGATCGCCGGAGCCGTCGTCGGCTTCGGCGTGTACGTGCTCTTCCGGGCGCTGTTCCCCTCGCGTCCGGGTCTCGCCGCGCGGATGGCGGCGCTCGACGCCGCCCGCCGCCGCGACCTGGAGCAGCAGCGGGCCGGGACGGCCTCGCCGGGGCTGGAGCGGGTCGGCGGGACGCGGGCGAAGATCGGACGGGAGCTGGCGCACTTCTGCGAGGCGCGCGGCTGGCGGCTGCGGTCGGTCCGCGCCGACCTGGCGATCACCGAGCGGTCGCTGGAGGCGTTCCTGGCCACCAAGTTCCTGCTGCCCGCCGCCGCGCTGCTGTTCATCCCGCTGATCGTCGCCTACTTCACGCTGCTCGGGCTCGGCTCGTCGGTCGCCGTCCCGGTGTGGATCTGCGTGCTGTTCGCCGGCCTGTTCTTCTTCTTCCCCGACATGCAGCTCCGGCAGGAGGCGCAGTCGCGCCGGCAGGACTTCCGGCACGTCGTCGGCGCCTTCCTCGACCTGGTCTCGATGAACCTCGCGGGCGGCCGCGGCGTCCCCGAGGCGCTGATGACCGCCTCGAACGTGGGCGAGGGCTGGGCCATGCACCGCATCCGCGACGCCCTGTCCAACGCCCGCATCACCGGCCAGACCCCCTGGCAGGCGCTCGGCGGGCTCGGCGAGGAGGTCGACATCGCCGAGCTGCGCGACCTCGCGGGCGCGCTCGCGCTGGTGTCCGACGACGGCGCCCAGGTCCGCAAGTCCCTCGCCGCCCGCGCCGCGACGATGCGCAGCCGCGAGCTGTCGGAGCTGGAGGGCAAGGCGGGCGAGCGCTCCCAGTCGATGCTCATCGCGCAGCTGTTCCTGTGCGCCGGCTTCCTGATCTTCCTCGCCTATCCGGCGCTGATGCGGGTGCTGGCCTCATGA